Proteins encoded within one genomic window of Sulfuricurvum sp.:
- a CDS encoding HlyD family type I secretion periplasmic adaptor subunit: MRDENHSFDSNDLTFMRSLSTAVLEDTPKRLRLVLLFWFVTVIFFLLWAAFSPIDEIVRGNGKVIPGGDNQMIQNLEGGIVNSILIKEGQKVKEGDVLLKVDNIKSSSTYESSQYKSAELRAKLVRLRAEANGGAFSPTAEDMKQIPAQIMQERSLYLSNQENLRSQISGLNDQYAQIQNQKIQTQGRIAEQKRSLGLIREEVAISEPMVAQGIKPKVEFLKLQREMSDIAERYNASIASIPQLNAQMNEISSKIRQARSEFMMKAKQDLNEAETDYQRIGAESSALADQVTRTVVKSPINGIVQKLFVNTVGGVIKPGDDLVEIVPTEGGMLAEVKIKPSDIAFIYPGQDAIVKVTAYDFSIYGSLRGKVVTISPDTVSDKNDNVYYVVKVQTDKKYLGTKEKPLKIIPGMTVNVDIVTGKKSILEYILRPLLKAKEYTFTER, translated from the coding sequence ATGAGAGACGAAAATCATTCATTTGATTCCAACGACTTGACATTTATGAGAAGCCTCTCTACTGCAGTATTAGAGGATACTCCAAAACGGCTTCGTTTGGTCTTATTATTCTGGTTTGTCACAGTCATTTTTTTTCTCTTATGGGCTGCTTTTTCTCCAATAGATGAGATTGTCAGGGGCAATGGAAAAGTTATCCCAGGAGGGGACAATCAGATGATTCAGAATCTAGAAGGAGGGATAGTTAATTCCATTCTCATTAAAGAAGGGCAAAAAGTCAAAGAAGGTGATGTACTTTTGAAGGTAGATAATATTAAATCATCTTCAACATATGAGAGTTCACAATATAAATCAGCTGAATTGCGTGCCAAACTTGTCCGTCTCCGTGCAGAAGCAAATGGAGGGGCATTTTCACCGACAGCGGAGGATATGAAACAAATTCCAGCGCAGATTATGCAAGAGCGTAGTTTGTATCTTTCCAATCAGGAGAATCTTCGTTCACAAATCTCAGGACTTAATGATCAGTATGCTCAAATTCAGAATCAAAAAATACAAACGCAAGGGCGTATTGCTGAACAAAAGCGTTCTCTTGGTTTAATCAGGGAAGAAGTGGCGATTTCAGAGCCTATGGTGGCCCAAGGGATTAAACCGAAAGTGGAATTTTTGAAGCTTCAGCGTGAAATGAGTGATATTGCGGAGCGCTATAACGCTTCAATCGCTTCAATTCCCCAATTGAATGCACAGATGAACGAAATCAGTAGTAAAATCAGACAGGCACGTTCGGAATTTATGATGAAAGCGAAACAAGATCTCAATGAAGCTGAAACAGATTATCAACGTATAGGAGCTGAAAGTTCTGCATTGGCTGACCAGGTGACGAGAACAGTCGTTAAATCACCGATTAACGGGATTGTTCAAAAACTTTTTGTTAACACTGTCGGAGGCGTTATCAAACCGGGAGACGATCTGGTTGAAATTGTTCCGACAGAAGGAGGGATGTTGGCTGAAGTCAAGATTAAACCTTCGGATATCGCTTTTATTTATCCGGGTCAAGATGCGATTGTGAAAGTAACGGCTTATGATTTTTCAATTTACGGTTCTTTACGCGGTAAAGTTGTAACCATCAGTCCTGATACTGTAAGTGATAAAAATGATAATGTTTACTATGTGGTAAAAGTTCAAACGGATAAAAAATATCTTGGTACAAAAGAGAAGCCTCTTAAAATCATTCCGGGGATGACAGTCAATGTCGATATCGTTACCGGTAAGAAAAGTATTTTAGAGTACATACTCAGACCGCTATTAAAAGCCAAGGAATACACCTTTACGGAGCGATAA
- a CDS encoding type I secretion system permease/ATPase has protein sequence MSEEFKTQIPDPEGAVFGIDPLVQCLVLFTQLYHKPFTAEALMAGLPIPRGEMLHLYTLKSSKGLFARAASRAGLKSTLVKRRLSDISALQLPMILLLKNSNACILHSISDDQQTYKVILPAEEAVEEIITYDALEKDYTGYAFLIKKPFVYDEHDSLTLNVKNKHWFWDTIKLSKGIYRDVIYATVLVNLFVLASPLFTMSVYNRVIPNDATETLWVFASGVFVVYILDTFLKFTRAVLLESAGKKSDIIMSSIIFEKVLDLKMASHPKSVGSFASNLKDFDMIRSFLTNATLTALVDFPFAILFLLVIGYIGGWIVLIPITMMLLILIYALFLRIPLRDSIEETHKASAVKSSILIEALQNIETLKTLGTSGQVQWAWEEATGEIAQKSLKSRLLSTSITTITGFLMQLTTIITVIVGVYLIGAHELSMGGLIAVIIIASRTVAPMGQVAALIANYSDAKTAYDTIDGIISQPLERPYGKVFITRQELKGEILFTDVSFAYDNSEHNALKDVSFSIKPGEKVGIIGRNGSGKSTLAKLLLNLYEPQSGSILMDGIDIKQIDPADLRKNISYVAQDITLFKGNVRDNIVYRNTRVSDEQMIRASVISGADEFIRKHPQGYEMPIGERGMGLSGGQRQSIGIARALLFESPIVIMDEPSNAMDQLSENRLLANLKTYLLDKTAIIITQKNTALSLVDRIIVMENGKIYMDGPKDQVIAKLSGGNI, from the coding sequence ATGAGTGAGGAGTTTAAAACTCAAATTCCTGATCCGGAAGGGGCAGTCTTTGGGATTGATCCATTAGTCCAATGTTTGGTTTTGTTTACACAGCTGTATCATAAACCATTTACGGCTGAAGCATTAATGGCAGGTTTGCCTATTCCTCGCGGAGAGATGCTTCATCTTTACACCTTAAAATCGTCGAAGGGTCTTTTTGCTAGGGCTGCAAGCCGGGCAGGATTGAAAAGCACATTAGTAAAGCGGCGTCTTTCTGATATATCTGCTTTGCAGCTTCCGATGATTTTGCTATTGAAGAATTCAAATGCATGTATATTACATTCGATTTCTGATGATCAACAAACATATAAAGTTATCCTTCCGGCTGAAGAAGCGGTTGAAGAAATCATCACATATGATGCATTAGAAAAAGACTATACAGGCTACGCATTTTTAATAAAAAAACCATTTGTGTATGATGAACATGATTCTTTAACACTGAACGTTAAAAACAAGCACTGGTTTTGGGATACGATCAAGCTTTCTAAAGGTATTTATAGGGATGTAATTTATGCGACGGTATTGGTCAATTTATTTGTTCTTGCAAGTCCATTATTTACAATGAGTGTTTATAACCGAGTCATTCCCAATGATGCTACAGAGACTCTATGGGTTTTTGCCAGTGGTGTTTTTGTTGTCTACATTCTTGATACATTTTTGAAATTTACACGAGCTGTACTTTTAGAAAGTGCAGGCAAAAAAAGTGACATTATTATGTCTTCAATTATCTTTGAAAAAGTACTTGATTTAAAAATGGCTTCTCACCCTAAATCGGTAGGTTCATTTGCAAGTAATCTTAAAGATTTTGATATGATTCGCTCTTTTTTAACCAACGCAACTCTGACTGCATTGGTCGATTTCCCGTTTGCTATTCTTTTTTTATTGGTCATCGGATACATTGGAGGATGGATTGTTCTGATTCCCATAACAATGATGTTGCTGATCTTAATTTATGCTCTTTTCTTACGGATCCCTCTACGTGATAGTATCGAAGAAACACATAAGGCCTCTGCAGTAAAAAGTTCTATTTTAATTGAAGCGTTACAAAATATAGAAACATTAAAAACATTAGGTACAAGTGGACAGGTTCAATGGGCATGGGAAGAAGCAACAGGGGAGATAGCTCAAAAAAGTTTGAAATCACGTCTTCTTTCTACTTCTATTACGACAATAACCGGTTTTTTAATGCAACTCACGACTATAATAACTGTGATTGTTGGTGTTTATTTAATTGGTGCACATGAACTGTCGATGGGGGGATTGATCGCAGTGATTATTATTGCCTCACGCACAGTAGCTCCTATGGGGCAGGTAGCGGCACTAATTGCTAATTATTCCGATGCAAAAACGGCATACGATACGATTGATGGAATTATTTCTCAACCGTTGGAACGTCCTTATGGAAAAGTATTTATTACGCGCCAAGAACTTAAGGGTGAAATTCTTTTTACAGATGTAAGTTTTGCTTATGACAATTCGGAACATAATGCCTTGAAAGATGTCTCTTTTTCGATTAAACCGGGAGAGAAAGTAGGAATCATCGGGCGTAATGGCTCAGGGAAAAGCACACTCGCCAAACTGTTACTCAATCTTTATGAGCCGCAAAGTGGATCAATCTTAATGGATGGAATTGATATCAAACAGATAGACCCGGCAGATCTGCGTAAAAATATTTCGTATGTTGCACAGGATATTACACTTTTCAAAGGAAATGTTCGGGATAACATTGTGTATCGCAATACACGAGTAAGCGATGAACAGATGATTCGAGCATCAGTTATTTCGGGTGCTGATGAATTTATCCGAAAACATCCTCAAGGGTATGAAATGCCGATTGGAGAACGAGGGATGGGGCTTTCAGGCGGACAGCGCCAGAGTATTGGTATTGCGCGGGCACTTTTGTTTGAATCACCAATCGTTATCATGGATGAACCGAGTAATGCGATGGATCAGCTCAGCGAAAATCGTCTTCTCGCTAATTTGAAAACTTATTTATTGGATAAAACTGCAATTATCATTACACAAAAAAATACGGCTCTCTCTTTAGTCGATCGGATTATTGTGATGGAGAACGGGAAAATTTATATGGATGGGCCCAAAGATCAAGTTATAGCTAAACTTTCGGGAGGCAATATATGA
- a CDS encoding LuxR C-terminal-related transcriptional regulator, translated as MKLYLISDDSNIRTRLSRIFAEWKPMVLSKLELDFEENSMLIVSDNLLDELSDVDRQKIFGYRVMVLSMVPDFIHAHQYLQIGAMGYGNAMMHETHLHSAYQALEEGKVWLHPDFISYMIMQIRDANATKEQSFVILDVLSKREREVALMLGNGATHQEIATALDITTRTVKAHATAIYQKLDVKDRLALSILLHT; from the coding sequence ATGAAACTGTATCTCATATCGGATGATAGTAATATCAGAACACGTTTGTCTCGTATTTTCGCAGAGTGGAAACCTATGGTATTATCAAAATTAGAGCTTGATTTTGAGGAAAATTCAATGCTGATTGTGAGTGATAATCTACTGGACGAATTGAGTGATGTAGATCGCCAAAAAATTTTTGGATATCGTGTTATGGTTTTATCAATGGTGCCGGATTTCATCCATGCTCATCAGTATTTACAAATTGGAGCTATGGGGTACGGCAATGCAATGATGCATGAAACCCACTTGCACTCGGCGTATCAAGCATTAGAAGAGGGGAAAGTATGGCTACACCCTGATTTTATTTCTTATATGATTATGCAAATTCGCGACGCCAATGCTACGAAAGAACAATCATTTGTAATATTGGATGTTTTAAGTAAACGTGAACGTGAAGTGGCATTGATGTTGGGCAATGGTGCCACTCATCAAGAAATAGCCACAGCACTGGATATTACGACACGTACAGTAAAAGCACATGCAACTGCAATCTATCAAAAGCTTGATGTAAAAGATCGTTTGGCTTTATCAATTTTACTCCATACTTGA
- a CDS encoding Ig-like domain-containing protein, with the protein MARVIGYVKSIENGIFFAKDEKGNIRELKAGEAIQEGEIVYGASNNAANAEIIVDVTLAGAGDIVLAGNAALSFETSLLQGLFTHEDAVVHVNSMKDALALQEAYHAAGVDAWTEGYKATGIEAGGNEDETAAGGATTDGELPTNDVFYSPTGEITDVTTGLHPTAPGVSAITLEQPTVILESNSIPTAEWVLAVGEDGVVDEGALPGGNLGGTLSTGGTLDITTGGDTINTVGGVVINGVDVTHGGTVHGIYGDLVISVNDGVYSWVYTLNANAPHTNPNQTGASDQFPEEAFSLVVTDDNGDKTPPADMTVLINDDGPIAYLDTNSVTEGATLSVAAANGVLNNDSAGADGFASNGSVVGVAAGSNTANPVSGNVSTEIEGIYGRLTLNADGSYTYVSTANSIGANAVDTFVYTMKDGEGDLSTATLTIDVNNITMIASGVDAVVSEAGLASGSAAATNSEVFNGLVSTTGGTGPYTYELTSGAHGNYGNIVFNSDGSYTYTLVTPYSTNPSVNNGMNTEDNRDSFTYKAIDANGNTTTGVINVDIVDDVPTARADTTTQSVEDTPVIYNVLANDTQGADGATVTAASIQPGHGSGTVSFLPNGQVTYTPAQGEEGTVLINYTITDKDGDISASTLTIQLQNDSVPTAGITYATVDDDGLAAGNAASTTGDIDANAGEVPFSASEAVWN; encoded by the coding sequence ATGGCACGAGTTATCGGATATGTAAAATCGATTGAAAATGGGATCTTTTTCGCCAAAGACGAAAAAGGTAATATTCGTGAATTAAAAGCAGGTGAAGCGATTCAGGAAGGTGAAATCGTCTATGGTGCTTCTAATAATGCAGCCAATGCAGAAATCATCGTTGATGTGACTCTTGCCGGGGCAGGGGATATTGTCCTTGCGGGAAATGCGGCGCTTAGTTTTGAAACGTCATTGTTGCAAGGGTTGTTTACACATGAAGATGCGGTTGTTCATGTGAACTCGATGAAAGATGCTTTGGCATTGCAAGAAGCATATCATGCGGCCGGTGTTGACGCATGGACAGAAGGGTATAAGGCAACAGGGATAGAAGCCGGAGGAAATGAAGATGAAACCGCAGCCGGGGGTGCAACGACAGATGGGGAGTTGCCAACAAATGACGTATTTTACAGCCCGACAGGTGAAATTACCGATGTTACGACCGGTTTGCATCCAACAGCACCGGGTGTTTCTGCAATTACGTTAGAACAGCCGACAGTTATTTTAGAATCCAACAGCATTCCTACTGCAGAGTGGGTACTGGCTGTAGGGGAAGACGGTGTGGTAGATGAAGGTGCATTGCCAGGTGGTAATTTGGGTGGCACTCTTAGTACGGGCGGTACGTTAGATATTACAACAGGTGGTGACACAATCAATACAGTAGGTGGTGTTGTGATTAATGGTGTAGACGTGACGCATGGTGGTACTGTCCATGGCATTTATGGAGATTTGGTAATCTCGGTAAATGATGGCGTATATAGCTGGGTATATACCTTGAATGCAAATGCACCACACACAAATCCAAATCAAACGGGTGCGTCCGATCAGTTTCCGGAAGAGGCATTCTCATTGGTAGTCACTGATGATAATGGAGATAAAACTCCACCAGCGGATATGACAGTATTGATCAATGATGACGGCCCGATAGCGTATTTGGATACCAACAGTGTGACAGAAGGGGCGACATTGTCAGTGGCGGCTGCAAATGGTGTGTTGAACAATGACAGTGCCGGTGCGGATGGATTTGCAAGCAATGGTTCAGTTGTAGGTGTAGCAGCGGGCAGCAATACTGCAAATCCGGTAAGCGGCAATGTATCGACAGAGATCGAGGGGATATATGGTAGACTGACATTAAATGCAGATGGAAGTTATACCTATGTTTCAACAGCTAATAGTATTGGAGCTAATGCGGTTGATACCTTTGTTTACACTATGAAAGATGGTGAAGGTGACTTGTCGACGGCGACATTGACGATTGATGTCAACAATATCACTATGATTGCCAGTGGTGTTGATGCAGTGGTTAGTGAAGCAGGATTAGCGAGTGGCAGCGCTGCGGCAACAAACAGTGAAGTATTTAACGGTCTGGTTAGCACAACAGGCGGTACTGGCCCATATACCTATGAGCTTACGAGTGGTGCGCATGGAAATTACGGTAATATTGTTTTCAATAGTGATGGAAGCTATACCTATACGTTGGTTACGCCATATAGCACAAATCCGAGTGTCAATAATGGAATGAATACGGAAGATAATCGTGACAGTTTCACTTATAAAGCAATAGATGCAAACGGCAACACTACGACAGGTGTTATAAACGTGGATATTGTTGATGATGTACCAACAGCACGCGCTGACACGACTACCCAAAGTGTGGAAGATACTCCTGTTATTTATAATGTATTAGCCAATGATACTCAGGGAGCAGATGGAGCGACTGTAACAGCGGCCAGTATTCAACCGGGTCATGGGAGTGGGACAGTGAGCTTCTTGCCAAATGGGCAAGTCACGTATACTCCTGCACAGGGTGAAGAAGGGACAGTTCTCATTAATTATACAATTACAGATAAAGATGGTGATATTTCTGCGTCAACGTTGACTATCCAGTTGCAAAACGACAGTGTACCTACTGCTGGTATTACGTATGCAACGGTGGACGATGACGGTTTGGCAGCCGGAAATGCGGCGAGCACAACAGGAGATATCGATGCCAACGCGGGCGAGGTTCCGTTTTCAGCGTCTGAAGCGGTTTGGAAC